From the Kogia breviceps isolate mKogBre1 chromosome 15, mKogBre1 haplotype 1, whole genome shotgun sequence genome, one window contains:
- the PRELID3A gene encoding PRELI domain containing protein 3A isoform X14: MRVWSSEHVFGHPWDTVIKAAMRKYPNPMNPSVVGVDVLERSVDSRGRLHSHRLLSTEWGLPGLVRAILGTSSTLTYIREHSIVDPVGKKMELCSTNITLTNWVSVSERLVYTPHPEDPGRTVLTQEAVITVKGINLGSYLESLMANVISSNAKKGWAAIEWIIENAERALS, from the exons CCACCCGTGGGACACAGTCATCAAGGCTGCCATGAGGAAGTACCCGAATCCCATGAACCCCAGCGTCGTGGGCGTCGACGTGCTGGAGCGCAGTGTGGACAGCCGGGGCCGGCTTCACAGCCACCGCCTCCTCAGCACTGAGTGGGGGCTGCCCGGCCTTGTGAGAGCG attttggGAACCAGTAGTACTTTGACATACATCAGAGAACATTCTATTGTGGATCCAgtgggaaagaaaatggagctcTGTTCCACCAAT ATCACACTCACAAACTGGGTGTCAGTGAGCGAGAGGCTGGTGTACACACCCCACCCGGAGGACCCAGGAAG GACCGTGCTCACCCAAGAAGCCGTCATCACTGTGAAGGGGATCAACCTCGGCAGCTATCTGGAAAGTTTGATGGCCAACGTGATATCGTCCAATGCAAAGAAG GGGTGGGCTGCTATTGAGTGGATAATTGAAAATGCTGAACGCGCCCTGAGCTAA
- the PRELID3A gene encoding PRELI domain containing protein 3A isoform X17 — MRVWSSEHVFGHPWDTVIKAAMRKYPNPMNPSVVGVDVLERSVDSRGRLHSHRLLSTEWGLPGLVRAILGTSSTLTYIREHSIVDPVGKKMELCSTNVSNGHDDHTHKLGVSEREAGVHTPPGGPRKDRAHPRSRHHCEGDQPRQLSGKFDGQRDIVQCKEGVGCY; from the exons CCACCCGTGGGACACAGTCATCAAGGCTGCCATGAGGAAGTACCCGAATCCCATGAACCCCAGCGTCGTGGGCGTCGACGTGCTGGAGCGCAGTGTGGACAGCCGGGGCCGGCTTCACAGCCACCGCCTCCTCAGCACTGAGTGGGGGCTGCCCGGCCTTGTGAGAGCG attttggGAACCAGTAGTACTTTGACATACATCAGAGAACATTCTATTGTGGATCCAgtgggaaagaaaatggagctcTGTTCCACCAATGTAAGCAATGGCCACGATG ATCACACTCACAAACTGGGTGTCAGTGAGCGAGAGGCTGGTGTACACACCCCACCCGGAGGACCCAGGAAG GACCGTGCTCACCCAAGAAGCCGTCATCACTGTGAAGGGGATCAACCTCGGCAGCTATCTGGAAAGTTTGATGGCCAACGTGATATCGTCCAATGCAAAGAAG GGGTGGGCTGCTATTGA
- the PRELID3A gene encoding PRELI domain containing protein 3A isoform X20, translating into MRVWSSEHVFGHPWDTVIKAAMRKYPNPMNPSVVGVDVLERSVDSRGRLHSHRLLSTEWGLPGLVRAILGTSSTLTYIREHSIVDPVGKKMELCSTNITLTNWVSVSERLVYTPHPEDPGRTVLTQEAVITVKGINLGSYLESLMANVISSNAKKVVSNS; encoded by the exons CCACCCGTGGGACACAGTCATCAAGGCTGCCATGAGGAAGTACCCGAATCCCATGAACCCCAGCGTCGTGGGCGTCGACGTGCTGGAGCGCAGTGTGGACAGCCGGGGCCGGCTTCACAGCCACCGCCTCCTCAGCACTGAGTGGGGGCTGCCCGGCCTTGTGAGAGCG attttggGAACCAGTAGTACTTTGACATACATCAGAGAACATTCTATTGTGGATCCAgtgggaaagaaaatggagctcTGTTCCACCAAT ATCACACTCACAAACTGGGTGTCAGTGAGCGAGAGGCTGGTGTACACACCCCACCCGGAGGACCCAGGAAG GACCGTGCTCACCCAAGAAGCCGTCATCACTGTGAAGGGGATCAACCTCGGCAGCTATCTGGAAAGTTTGATGGCCAACGTGATATCGTCCAATGCAAAGAAG
- the PRELID3A gene encoding PRELI domain containing protein 3A isoform X21, which yields MRKYPNPMNPSVVGVDVLERSVDSRGRLHSHRLLSTEWGLPGLVRAILGTSSTLTYIREHSIVDPVGKKMELCSTNITLTNWVSVSERLVYTPHPEDPGRTVLTQEAVITVKGINLGSYLESLMANVISSNAKKGWAAIEWIIENAERALS from the exons ATGAGGAAGTACCCGAATCCCATGAACCCCAGCGTCGTGGGCGTCGACGTGCTGGAGCGCAGTGTGGACAGCCGGGGCCGGCTTCACAGCCACCGCCTCCTCAGCACTGAGTGGGGGCTGCCCGGCCTTGTGAGAGCG attttggGAACCAGTAGTACTTTGACATACATCAGAGAACATTCTATTGTGGATCCAgtgggaaagaaaatggagctcTGTTCCACCAAT ATCACACTCACAAACTGGGTGTCAGTGAGCGAGAGGCTGGTGTACACACCCCACCCGGAGGACCCAGGAAG GACCGTGCTCACCCAAGAAGCCGTCATCACTGTGAAGGGGATCAACCTCGGCAGCTATCTGGAAAGTTTGATGGCCAACGTGATATCGTCCAATGCAAAGAAG GGGTGGGCTGCTATTGAGTGGATAATTGAAAATGCTGAACGCGCCCTGAGCTAA
- the PRELID3A gene encoding PRELI domain containing protein 3A isoform X22, producing the protein MRKYPNPMNPSVVGVDVLERSVDSRGRLHSHRLLSTEWGLPGLVRAILGTSSTLTYIREHSIVDPVGKKMELCSTNITLTNWVSVSERLVYTPHPEDPGRTVLTQEAVITVKGINLGSYLESLMANVISSNAKKLSESSFCK; encoded by the exons ATGAGGAAGTACCCGAATCCCATGAACCCCAGCGTCGTGGGCGTCGACGTGCTGGAGCGCAGTGTGGACAGCCGGGGCCGGCTTCACAGCCACCGCCTCCTCAGCACTGAGTGGGGGCTGCCCGGCCTTGTGAGAGCG attttggGAACCAGTAGTACTTTGACATACATCAGAGAACATTCTATTGTGGATCCAgtgggaaagaaaatggagctcTGTTCCACCAAT ATCACACTCACAAACTGGGTGTCAGTGAGCGAGAGGCTGGTGTACACACCCCACCCGGAGGACCCAGGAAG GACCGTGCTCACCCAAGAAGCCGTCATCACTGTGAAGGGGATCAACCTCGGCAGCTATCTGGAAAGTTTGATGGCCAACGTGATATCGTCCAATGCAAAGAAG